In the Streptomyces sp. f51 genome, one interval contains:
- the hemG gene encoding protoporphyrinogen oxidase produces the protein MSATDTDTRHVVVIGAGIAGLAAAHRLLGRGARVTVVEASDRVGGKLLPGEIAGVRVDLGAESMLARRPEAVDLAREVGLGDRLRPPATATASIWTRGALRPMPKGHVMGVPGTAAALAGVLSDEGLARIERDAELPRTEVGDDVAVGEYVAARLGREVVDRLVEPLLGGVYAGDAYRISMRSAVPQLYQAARSHDSLTEAVREIQAKAAASGQTGPVFMGVEGGVGRLPLAVARSVTDRGGEILTGTPVTELRRTAPTGWQVVAGERVLHADAVVVAVPAPAAAALLGAESPAAAAGLRTVEYASMALVTLAYRRSGARLPEGSGFLVPPVDGRTIKASTFASRKWGWIADEDPDVLVLRTSVGRHGETEILERDDAHLVDVSRHDLREATGLDAEPLRTLVTRWDDGLPQYPVGHHARVARIREEVAKLPGLAVCGAQYDGVGIPACIASAYAAVDQLGGDVRGVQELTANPVQSLHGGAGE, from the coding sequence ATGAGCGCAACGGACACGGACACGCGGCACGTCGTCGTCATCGGAGCGGGCATCGCCGGACTGGCGGCCGCGCACCGATTGCTCGGGCGCGGCGCGCGCGTGACCGTCGTCGAGGCCTCGGACCGGGTCGGCGGCAAGCTGCTTCCCGGGGAGATCGCGGGTGTCCGGGTGGACCTGGGCGCCGAGTCCATGCTGGCGCGCCGCCCGGAGGCGGTGGACCTGGCCCGCGAGGTGGGCCTGGGCGACAGGCTGCGGCCGCCGGCCACCGCCACGGCCTCGATCTGGACCCGGGGCGCCCTGCGCCCGATGCCCAAGGGCCATGTGATGGGCGTACCGGGCACTGCCGCCGCTCTGGCCGGTGTGCTGTCGGACGAGGGCCTCGCCCGTATCGAGCGCGACGCCGAACTGCCCCGCACCGAGGTCGGCGACGACGTGGCCGTCGGGGAGTACGTGGCGGCCCGCCTCGGCCGCGAGGTCGTCGACCGTCTGGTCGAGCCGCTCCTGGGCGGTGTCTACGCCGGTGACGCGTACCGCATCTCGATGCGCTCCGCCGTCCCGCAGCTCTACCAGGCCGCGCGGTCCCACGACTCGCTGACGGAGGCCGTCCGGGAGATCCAGGCCAAGGCCGCCGCGAGCGGGCAGACCGGGCCCGTCTTCATGGGCGTCGAGGGCGGCGTCGGCCGCCTGCCGCTCGCCGTGGCGCGTTCGGTCACGGACCGCGGCGGCGAGATCCTCACCGGCACCCCGGTGACGGAACTGCGCCGGACGGCGCCGACGGGCTGGCAGGTGGTCGCGGGGGAGCGCGTCCTGCACGCCGACGCGGTGGTCGTCGCCGTCCCCGCCCCGGCCGCGGCCGCGCTGCTGGGCGCCGAGTCGCCGGCGGCCGCCGCGGGACTGCGCACGGTCGAGTACGCCTCCATGGCCCTGGTCACCCTCGCCTACCGCCGTTCCGGCGCCCGTCTCCCCGAGGGAAGCGGCTTCCTGGTGCCGCCGGTCGACGGCCGCACGATCAAGGCGTCGACCTTCGCCTCCCGTAAATGGGGCTGGATCGCCGACGAGGATCCGGACGTGCTGGTCCTGCGCACCTCCGTGGGGCGCCACGGCGAGACGGAGATCCTGGAGCGGGACGACGCCCACCTCGTCGACGTCTCCCGGCACGACCTGCGCGAGGCCACCGGCCTGGACGCGGAGCCGCTCCGGACCCTCGTCACCCGTTGGGACGACGGTCTGCCGCAGTACCCGGTCGGCCACCACGCGCGCGTGGCCCGCATCCGCGAGGAGGTCGCCAAGCTGCCGGGCCTCGCGGTGTGCGGCGCGCAGTACGACGGCGTCGGCATCCCGGCGTGCATCGCGAGCGCGTACGCCGCGGTGGACCAGCTGGGCGGTGACGTACGCGGTGTGCAGGAGCTCACCGCGAACCCGGTGCAGAGTCTGCACGGCGGAGCGGGAGAATAG
- a CDS encoding rhomboid family intramembrane serine protease, producing MVIPVHDVNPVRRTPYVTYALIAANVLVFLYTPGLAGSVAGDSALSQLCHLHAFMDHYAAVPQELIHHRMPRLVPTGEVGAGPHGSGCVLGPPGYHKSPPLSVLTAMFLHGSWLHLLGNTLFLLIFGNNIEDRLGHVRFALFYGACGFAAAYGFALVNEDSGDPLIGASGAIAGVLGAYLVLYPRARVWVLVPFLVFLPLRLPAWLVLGFWFVLQAAYSSGAAVPAAGTVAYAAHVVGFLAGMLLAWPLRPGTPPPPEPRRLLWGRQARHGW from the coding sequence GTGGTCATTCCCGTCCATGACGTGAACCCGGTGCGGCGCACGCCCTATGTGACGTACGCGCTGATCGCCGCCAATGTGCTCGTCTTCCTCTACACCCCCGGTCTCGCCGGATCGGTGGCGGGCGACAGCGCCCTGTCGCAGCTGTGTCATCTGCACGCGTTCATGGACCACTACGCCGCCGTGCCACAGGAACTGATCCATCATCGGATGCCCCGTCTGGTGCCGACCGGCGAGGTCGGCGCCGGCCCGCACGGGTCGGGCTGTGTGCTGGGCCCGCCCGGCTACCACAAGTCGCCGCCGCTGTCGGTGCTCACGGCGATGTTCCTGCACGGCAGCTGGCTGCACCTGCTGGGCAACACGCTCTTCCTGCTGATCTTCGGCAACAACATCGAGGACCGGCTCGGACATGTGCGCTTCGCACTGTTCTACGGGGCCTGCGGCTTCGCGGCGGCGTACGGCTTCGCCCTGGTGAACGAGGACTCGGGCGACCCGCTGATCGGCGCCTCGGGGGCGATCGCCGGGGTCCTCGGGGCGTATCTCGTGCTGTATCCGAGAGCCAGGGTCTGGGTGCTCGTCCCGTTCCTGGTGTTCCTGCCGCTCAGGCTGCCCGCGTGGCTCGTGCTGGGCTTCTGGTTCGTGCTCCAGGCGGCGTACTCGTCCGGCGCCGCCGTGCCCGCGGCGGGCACCGTGGCCTACGCGGCGCACGTCGTCGGATTCCTGGCCGGGATGCTCCTGGCCTGGCCGCTGCGTCCGGGCACCCCGCCACCGCCCGAACCGCGCCGTCTGCTGTGGGGCAGACAGGCGCGGCACGGCTGGTGA
- the hemE gene encoding uroporphyrinogen decarboxylase, which translates to MSANHSPAGQQPTATYESAFLKACRREPVPHTPVWFMRQAGRSLPEYLKVREGIPMLESCTRPDLVAEITLQPVRRHRVDAAIYYSDIVVPLKAIGVDLDIKPGVGPVVQNPIRTRADLAQLRDLTPEDVWYVTEAIGLLTAELGETPLIGFAGAPFTLASYLVEGGPSKNHEHTKALMYSDPQLWADLLDRLAEITSAFLKVQIEAGASAVQLFDSWVGALAPADYRRSVMPASAKVFDSVASYGVPRIHFGVGTGELLGLMGEAGADVVGVDWRVPLDEAARRVGPGKAFQGNLDPAVLFASTEAVEAKTREVLDAAAGLEGHVFNLGHGVMPSMDPDVLSRLVEYVHTQTAR; encoded by the coding sequence GCCCGTGTGGTTCATGCGGCAGGCGGGCCGCTCGCTGCCCGAGTACCTCAAGGTGCGCGAGGGCATCCCCATGCTGGAGTCCTGCACGCGGCCCGACCTGGTCGCCGAGATCACGCTCCAGCCGGTCCGCAGGCACCGCGTGGACGCCGCGATCTACTACAGCGACATCGTGGTCCCGCTGAAGGCCATCGGCGTCGACCTGGACATCAAGCCGGGCGTCGGCCCCGTCGTCCAGAACCCGATCCGCACCCGCGCCGACCTGGCCCAGCTGCGTGATCTGACCCCCGAGGACGTCTGGTACGTCACCGAGGCGATCGGGCTCCTGACGGCCGAACTCGGCGAGACCCCGCTCATCGGTTTCGCGGGCGCGCCTTTCACCCTCGCGAGTTACCTCGTGGAGGGCGGTCCGTCCAAGAACCACGAGCACACCAAGGCGCTGATGTACAGCGACCCGCAGCTGTGGGCCGATCTGCTCGACCGTCTCGCCGAGATCACCTCCGCCTTCCTGAAGGTGCAGATCGAGGCCGGCGCGAGCGCCGTCCAGCTCTTCGACTCCTGGGTCGGCGCCCTGGCCCCCGCCGACTACCGCCGCTCGGTGATGCCCGCCTCCGCCAAGGTCTTCGACTCCGTCGCCTCCTACGGCGTGCCGCGCATCCACTTCGGTGTCGGCACCGGTGAGCTGCTGGGCCTCATGGGCGAGGCCGGCGCGGACGTCGTCGGCGTCGACTGGCGCGTCCCGCTCGACGAGGCCGCCCGCCGCGTCGGTCCCGGCAAGGCGTTCCAGGGCAACCTCGACCCCGCGGTCCTGTTCGCCTCCACCGAGGCCGTCGAGGCCAAGACCCGCGAGGTGCTCGACGCCGCCGCCGGTCTCGAGGGCCACGTCTTCAACCTCGGGCACGGCGTCATGCCGAGCATGGACCCCGACGTGCTGAGCCGTCTGGTGGAGTACGTCCACACGCAGACGGCCCGCTAG
- a CDS encoding FAD-dependent oxidoreductase, with translation MSMSGAGSRGGARERLVVIGGDAAGMSAASQARRLRGPGELEIVAFERGHFTSYSACGIPYWVGGDVPERDRLIARTPEEHRARDIDLRMRTEVTGIDVEGARVRSRDLETGAEAWTSYDRLVVATGARPVRPELPGANAPGVHGVQTLDDGQALLDSLAVTGGRRAVVVGAGYIGVEMAEALINRGYEVTVLNRGREPMSTLDPDMGRLVHTAMEGLGITMVGGAEVTGFLTGDDGRVRAVATEDATYPADVVVLGIGVRPETSLARAAGLPLGDHGGLLTDLSMRVRGHEDIWAGGDCVEVLDLVSGRERHIALGTHANKHGQVIGSNVAGGYATFPGVVGTAVSKVCDLEIARTGLREKDAHRAGLRFETVTIESTSRAGYYPNAALMTVKMLAEHRTGRLLGVQIVGREGAAKRVDIAAVALTAGMTVEQMTMLDLGYAPPFSPVWDPVLVAARKAVAKVRAGAR, from the coding sequence ATGAGCATGAGCGGTGCGGGCAGTAGGGGCGGGGCACGGGAGCGGCTGGTCGTGATCGGGGGTGACGCGGCGGGGATGTCCGCCGCGTCCCAGGCGCGGCGGCTGCGCGGTCCGGGCGAACTGGAGATCGTGGCGTTCGAGCGGGGGCACTTCACCTCGTACTCGGCGTGCGGCATCCCGTACTGGGTGGGCGGCGACGTGCCCGAGCGCGACCGGTTGATCGCGCGGACCCCCGAGGAACACCGCGCGCGCGACATCGACCTGCGGATGCGTACGGAGGTCACCGGGATCGACGTCGAGGGTGCCCGGGTGCGCTCGCGGGACCTCGAAACCGGGGCCGAGGCGTGGACGTCGTACGACAGGCTGGTCGTCGCGACCGGCGCGCGTCCGGTCCGCCCCGAACTGCCGGGCGCAAACGCGCCGGGCGTGCACGGCGTGCAGACGCTGGACGACGGGCAGGCCCTGCTCGACTCGCTGGCGGTGACCGGGGGCCGCCGCGCGGTGGTCGTCGGCGCGGGCTACATCGGCGTGGAGATGGCCGAGGCCCTCATCAACCGCGGGTACGAGGTGACGGTCCTCAACCGGGGCCGTGAACCGATGTCCACGCTCGACCCGGACATGGGCCGCCTGGTGCACACGGCCATGGAGGGCCTCGGGATCACCATGGTCGGCGGCGCCGAGGTCACCGGATTCCTCACGGGTGACGACGGCCGGGTCCGCGCGGTCGCCACCGAGGACGCCACGTACCCGGCGGACGTGGTGGTGCTCGGCATCGGCGTCCGCCCGGAGACGTCGCTCGCCCGCGCGGCCGGGCTGCCGCTCGGCGACCACGGCGGGCTGCTCACCGATCTGTCCATGCGGGTGCGCGGGCACGAGGACATCTGGGCGGGCGGCGACTGCGTCGAGGTGCTCGACCTGGTCTCGGGGCGCGAGCGGCACATCGCCCTGGGCACCCACGCGAACAAGCACGGCCAGGTGATCGGCTCCAACGTGGCCGGCGGCTACGCCACGTTCCCCGGGGTCGTCGGCACCGCGGTGAGCAAGGTCTGTGATCTGGAGATCGCCCGCACCGGACTGCGCGAGAAGGACGCGCACCGGGCGGGCCTCAGGTTCGAGACCGTCACGATCGAGTCGACGAGCCGGGCGGGCTACTACCCGAACGCCGCCCTGATGACGGTGAAGATGCTCGCGGAGCACCGCACGGGGCGGCTGCTCGGGGTGCAGATCGTCGGCCGGGAGGGTGCGGCGAAGCGCGTGGACATCGCGGCGGTGGCCCTGACCGCGGGCATGACGGTGGAACAGATGACGATGCTGGACCTCGGCTACGCCCCGCCGTTCTCCCCGGTCTGGGACCCCGTCCTGGTGGCGGCGCGCAAGGCGGTGGCGAAGGTCCGCGCGGGAGCCCGGTGA
- a CDS encoding DUF4349 domain-containing protein: MPPARSGLPAAPARPGRRVRVLSGVLLVTALALTGCGAGATGSSNDKSAAGSAGDAKAAPAERADSGAAGSAASSDRRTAAPPKVTVNSIIRTASLTVVVKDVPGALDGARTAAENAGGYVGDETTTRDGHDHEHTRVVLRVPSERYDQVLADLEGAGKVVARTAKAQDVTDQVVDVDSRVKSQRASVARVRELMDRATRLSDVVALEGELSSRESDLEALLAQQASLKDRTSLATITLTLSETPVKKTAKEEADPGFLDALSGGWNVLVTVVRWLALALGAVLPFAVVLGLIALAWTRGVSPRLRRRQDPAAASGPAPGPASGSASGDTASSPEGGEED; this comes from the coding sequence ATGCCACCCGCCCGGTCCGGCCTCCCCGCCGCACCGGCACGTCCCGGCCGCCGGGTCCGGGTCCTGTCGGGGGTGCTCCTCGTCACCGCGCTCGCGCTCACGGGGTGCGGCGCCGGCGCCACGGGAAGCTCGAACGACAAGTCGGCCGCGGGCAGCGCCGGGGACGCGAAGGCCGCCCCGGCGGAGCGGGCGGACTCGGGGGCGGCGGGCAGCGCCGCGTCGAGCGACCGCCGGACCGCCGCCCCGCCCAAGGTGACCGTGAACAGCATCATCCGCACCGCCTCCCTGACCGTCGTGGTCAAGGACGTCCCCGGGGCGCTGGACGGCGCCCGTACGGCGGCCGAGAACGCCGGCGGCTACGTCGGCGACGAGACCACCACCCGCGACGGGCACGACCACGAGCACACCCGGGTGGTCCTGCGGGTGCCCTCCGAGCGCTACGACCAGGTGCTCGCCGATCTGGAGGGCGCCGGGAAGGTCGTCGCGCGGACGGCCAAGGCGCAGGACGTCACCGACCAGGTCGTGGACGTGGACAGCCGCGTGAAGTCGCAGCGCGCCAGTGTGGCCCGGGTCCGCGAACTGATGGACCGGGCGACCAGACTCAGTGATGTGGTGGCGCTGGAAGGGGAGTTGAGCAGCCGGGAGTCCGACCTGGAGGCGCTGCTCGCGCAGCAGGCGTCGCTGAAGGACCGTACGAGCCTGGCCACGATCACGCTCACGCTGTCCGAGACCCCGGTGAAGAAGACGGCGAAGGAGGAGGCGGACCCGGGCTTCCTGGACGCGCTCTCGGGCGGCTGGAACGTCCTGGTCACGGTGGTGCGCTGGCTGGCGCTGGCGCTCGGGGCGGTGCTGCCCTTCGCGGTGGTGCTCGGTCTGATCGCCCTGGCGTGGACGCGTGGGGTGAGCCCGCGGCTGCGGCGCCGCCAGGACCCGGCGGCGGCTTCGGGACCGGCTCCCGGTCCGGCTTCGGGATCGGCCTCGGGGGACACGGCCTCGTCTCCGGAGGGCGGCGAGGAGGACTGA